A region from the Linepithema humile isolate Giens D197 chromosome 1, Lhum_UNIL_v1.0, whole genome shotgun sequence genome encodes:
- the nej gene encoding histone lysine acetyltransferase CREBBP isoform X4, producing the protein MADHLVDGPPPKRPKLDPFQGPSDSTVGMAPLMMHHAYTNYGGGGSNIQQIQGPPQQLHLQQHQMQQWNNSLQKRNYITNPDTMFDIENDLPDDLLSSGSWGSATESTKPPATGPGPGQQNGALDSELRQHVQQQQLSHHLIQQQVCVKGNKNLVANSLVMAAGTLGNKSPNMQSPPNVSVSKGVVDPQMVVSLGNLPSSIASSLANNQMSIANSMGSLQSSMSMAGSNPAMSMPGGMNSGLVMTSTASGNNNMGGMAGGSLIVTNSLNKQPLNTVTMMGPNTQAIHHPSGPQGVTQMQNGPGMMNTRAVAMQQQQQAHMVGPARGQSPHQQVHQVGIVGPNQGPRMQGPPNMANMPNMGQIGASSPYGYGNPSSGGPGPGVTVCANNPIGVVKPQQKGVGTNMTAMQAAAASRFTGTAGPIGTPNVVGGQEGGTATQQAQPSAPSPAQPQSGAPTGGQPGPQQATQGQMTGTGAPTGPTKSTPDPEKCRLIQQQLVLLLHAHKCQRRENAQANGEIRQCNLPDCKTMKNVLNHMTSCQAGKNCTVAHCSMSRQIISHWKHCNRGDCPVCLPIKQANKNRTNSVQVSAIQPNNQPNPSPSEMRRAYDALGIQCPTTTPGLLPGQGVGRGVRMPAPGMAGPPGTLGNVRLPQPQTQSVYTKQEAKGAVYVSAASGQSVVGAGQQVVAPNVSLPLNSDPSTVGVAGNQTAPTTGSTSAAAAAAANIQQSVNMQTLFGLNESGQPSVIGAENRLANLQLPPGCVPPGQVTAQPVQGTKEWHLSVTPDLRNHLVHKLVQAIFPTPDPQAMLDKRMHNLVAYARKVEGDMYEMANSRSEYYHLLAEKIYKIQKELVFNYVLKLRNMVRESRLNDFSTTDEKRQKRKEQQQLQQAQQQQQQPQPPQPAGTSGPGLRPCAPPNVGAVLPGSSKPVGTVPPTLRSHSPSMGQLGTIPAMAIQQHSRMQFPQQQQAQQQQQAQQQQQQQQQVQAQQQIQQQQQQQQQQGILVGPPGPSPNGQSTSNTNMVPNPGLSPFGQPQMSQANLTTTTASNNAMTSQFSTSNGTATGLPNTSPIQNQHQFPDLMKVRLAQAQVQAAQQQQQQQQQQQQQQQQQQQQQQQSQNQQSQPASTPSQVGTPVSSIPQAPSPFSGMQQPSAQQQQQQQPPNQQFPTRPLSASTPNDNGIAASTPQTIPPPASSGPSPTGSVSATTTGTTNGPQSTTSTPNTPLVPSLMTPNQTVSSASNQTPPHSGPTPSPAGLASLGKGMTSQERAALNTPRNTSMSSQMAAITAALDRDNSPSPPMSNNKGKLDSIKEEVTIKMEIKQEPEEPQNHRMDGGKSVNNEIIIKTEPKTEPMEEGSNEAIVKEEPASIKEESMTPVSSQDASASDIKPMVPEPIQPSGTSTDKKKCLFKPDELRQALMPTLEKLYRQDPESIPFRQPVDPQALGIPDYPTIVKKPMDLSTIKKKLDTEKYSDPWEYVDDVWMMFDNAWLYNRKTSRVYRYCTKLSEVFEQEIDPVMQALGYCCGRKYTFNPQVLCCYGKQLCTIPRDAKYYSYQNSSLKGIGLLSDRYTFCQKCFNDIPGDTVTLGDDPTQPQTAIKKEQFQEMKNDHLELEPFVTCTDCGRRVHQICVLHMETIWPLGFTCDNCLKKKGQKRKENKFNAKRLPVTKLGTYIETRVNNFLKKKEAGAGEVAIRVVASSDKVVEVKPGMRSRFVENGDMPGEFPYRAKALFAFEEVDGTDVCFFGMHVQEYGSECTPPNTRRVYIAYLDSVHFFRPRQFRTAVYHEILLGYLDYAKQLGYTMAHIWACPPSEGDDYIFHCHPAEQKIPKPKRLQEWYKKMLDKGMVERIVLDYKDILKQAMEDRLSSAADLPYFEGDFWPNVLEESIKELDQEEEEKRKQAEAAEAAAAAANAIFSLSEDSETPDGKKKGQKKAKKSNKSKANQRKNSKKSNTPQTGNDLSAKIFATMEKHKEVFFVIRLHSAQSAASLAPIQDPDPVINCDLMDGRDAFLTMARERHYEFSSLRRAKFSSMSMLYELHNQGQDKFVYTCNNCKSHVETRYHCTVCDDFDLCVSCKDKDGHPHPMEKLGFDLDDGSSPADAKQTNPQEARKLSIQRCIQSLVHACQCRDANCRLPSCQKMKRVVMHTKNCKRKTNGGCPICKQLIALCCYHAKHCQETKCLVPFCSNIKHKIKQQQLQQRLQQAQLLRRRMAVMNTRPTGPVAAMQAGQQTSNVAMATGVAMKPGVSTSNLPSPHQPGIGLKPGTQTPPAHVLQVVKQVQEEAARQQAPHVGYGKVTPGAGVGVGVGVGQTGGVMPPPQMQRPLPVQMPNPGGTHLIPMDQWTPSRYQPNAVMQQNPNLARQQTPQQLMQQQQQHQAQPGMGMSAQMPRQPGVIGPVGQVGPQPNMQKHALQQLMQTLRSPQSTEQQAQILQILKSNPPLMAAFIKQRQQPGQHGGGVGGPLGPNQPQQQQQPGLQHMMSQQQQPQQQQQQQQPQQQGRLQIQTMLTPQAQQQQQPVQQQTQWYKQQMLVQQMQRQQQAQQQQQQQQQQQQQQQQQQQQQQQQQQQQQQQQQQQQQPFTQPPAPPYGQQRPIRPSLLGNYIPRNSVEGHVLRSILSKQQRLQNSFPGYGGFNEQGYGQPGLKPTPPPVPSPQGVMGPPGISVQQQLMQSVRSPPPIRSPQPNPSPRPVPSPRNQPVPSPRSGPVPSPHHHPPHGTPTHSPAHELGGGPSEMMLSQLSGGAGAPTGHPAAMPHHPSPAPAPTNGGADANEVTPMTPQDQLSKFVEGL; encoded by the exons ATGGCCGACCACCTGGTGGACGGCCCTCCGCCGAAGCGGCCGAAACTCGATCCGTTTCAGGGGCCATCAGACTCGACGG TGGGTATGGCGCCTTTAATGATGCACCATGCTTATACGAACTACGGGGGAGGTGGCAGTAACATTCAACAAATACAGGGTCCACCGCAGCAGCTACATCTGCAACAGCATCAGATGCAACAGTGGAACAACTCGCTCCAAAAACGAA ATTACATAACAAACCCAGACACAATgtttgatattgaaaatgatCTTCCTGATGACTTGCTGTCGTCTGGATCTTGGGGTTCCGCGACCGAGAGTACCAAGCCACCGGCAACCGGTCCAGGTCCAGGGCAGCAAAACGGTGCTCTCGACTCGGAACTCAGGCAACATGTACAGCAACAACAACTCTCTCATCATCTCATTCAGCAGCAGGTATGCGTCAAG GGCAACAAAAACTTGGTGGCGAATTCCTTGGTAATGGCTGCCGGAACATTGGGGAACAAAAGTCCGAATATGCAATCTCCGCCGAATGTTTCCGTCTCCAAAGGGGTGGTCGATCCGCAGATGGTCGTGAGTCTCGGTAATCTGCCGAGCAGTATAGCTAGTTCGTTGGCGAACAATCAAATGTCTATCGCGAATTCGATGGGCAGTTTGCAATCATCCATGAGCATGGCCGGAAGTAACCCCGCGATGTCCATGCCGGGCGGCATGAATTCCGGCTTAGTGATGACTAGTACTGCCAGCGGGAACAATAATATGGGCGGCATGGCTGGGGGAAGCTTAATAGTAACCAACAGTTTGAACAAACAACCTTTAAATACA GTAACCATGATGGGCCCTAATACTCAAGCGATACATCATCCTAGCGGACCTCAGGGGGTCACGCAAATGCAAAATGGTCCCGGGATGATGAACACGAGGGCTGTGGCGatgcagcagcaacaacaggcGCATATGGTCGGCCCGGCGAGAGGGCAGAGTCCTCATCAACAAGTCCATCAAGTTGGCATTGTCGGGCCGAATCAAGGCCCGCGAATGCAGGGTCCACCTAATATGGCGAATATGCCAAACATGGGGCAAATAGGTGCATCGAGTCCGTACGGATATG gTAATCCAAGTTCTGGTGGACCAGGACCAGGAGTAACTGTATGCGCCAATAATCCCATAGGTGTTGTCAAGCCGCAACAGAAAGGAGTGGGGACGAATATGACCGCCATGCAAGCAGCTGCTGCCAGTAGATTCACCGGAACCGCCGGTCCGATCGGCACCCCAAACGTCGTCGGTGGTCAAGAGGGTGGAACAGCGACGCAACAGGCGCAGCCATCCGCGCCGAGTCCGGCTCAACCTCAATCTGGAGCGCCGACCGGAGGACAGCCCGGTCCACAACAAGCTACTCAAGGGCAGATGACTGGCACTGGTGCTCCGACAG GACCTACGAAATCCACGCCTGATCCCGAAAAATGCAGACTTATTCAGCAACAATTGGTATTACTTTTACACGCTCATAAGTGTCAACGGCGCGAGAACGCGCAAGCGAACGGCGAGATACGACAATGCAACTTACCAGACtgtaaaacaatgaaaaatgttttgaatcACATGACGAGCTGTCAAGCCGGCAAAAATTGTACTGTTGCACACTGTAGCATGTCCAGGCAGATCATTAGCCATTGGAAGCATTGTAATCGAGGCGATTGTCCGGTCTGCTTGCCGATAAAACAAGCGAACAAAAACAGGACTAACTCTGTACAAG TTTCTGCAATTCAACCAAATAATCAGCCAAATCCAAGTCCATCTGAGATGAGAAGGGCTTATGATGCTTTAGGTATTCAGTGTCCGACAACAACACCGGGACTCCTGCCCGGCCAAGGCGTTGGCAGAGGCGTTAGAATGCCAGCGCCTGGCATGGCAGGTCCCCCAGGGACGCTGGGCAATGTTAGATTACCGCAACCTCAAACACAAA gTGTATACACGAAACAAGAAGCGAAGGGAGCTGTGTATGTTTCAGCTGCGTCTGGACAGTCCGTAGTCGGTGCTGGGCAACAAGTAGTCGCTCCAAACGTATCTCTTCCTTTAAATTCCGATCCTAGTACGGTCGGGGTAGCCGGCAATCAGACGGCACCGACGACCGGATCCACGTCCGCCGCGGCGGCCGCCGCCGCTAATATACAGCAGTCCGTCAATATGCAAACGTTATTCGGATTAAACGAATCTGGACAACCGAGCGTGATAGGCGCGGAGAATAGATTAGCGAATTTGCAGCTTCCACCTGGTTGTGTTCCGCCTGGTCAGGTGACGGCTCAGCCAGTGCAAGGAACAAAGGAGTGGCATCTGTCCGTTACTCCGGATCTCAGGAATCACCTCGTTCATAAATT GGTCCAAGCGATATTCCCAACTCCCGATCCGCAAGCCATGCTCGATAAAAGAATGCACAACTTGGTTGCATACGCGAGAAAAGTGGAGGGTGATATGTATGAAATGGCTAATTCGCGTTCGgaatattatcatttattagcCGAAAAGATTTATAAGATTCAGAAGGAACTCG tttttaattatgtactcaaattaagaaatatgGTAAGAGAATCACGACTAAATGATTTCTCGACAACAGATGAGAAACGACAAAAACGGAAGGAACAGCAACAATTGCAACAAgcgcaacagcagcagcaacaaccaCAACCGCCACAACCAGCAGGCACATCCGGTCCTGGATTAAGGCCATGCGCACCTCCCAATGTTGGAGCTGTTTTACCAGGGTCATCGAAACCCGTCGGAACAGTACCACCTACTCTACGGAGTCATTCGCCAAGTATGGGTCAACTCGGAACGATACCAGCGATGGCCATTCAACAACACAGCAGAATGCAGTTTCCTCAGCAACAACAAgctcagcagcagcagcaagctcaacagcagcaacagcagcagcagcaagtTCAAGCTCAGCAGCAGatacaacagcagcagcagcaacaacaacagcaaGGCATCTTAGTGGGTCCTCCCGGTCCCAGTCCGAATGGACAGTCTACATCCAACACTAATATGGTACCGAATCCCGGCCTCAGCCCATTCGGACAGCCTCAGATGTCTCAGGCTAATCTCACGACCACCACCGCGTCCAACAATGCGATGACTAGTCAATTCTCGACGTCCAACGGTACGGCCACCGGTTTACCCAACACCTCTCCCATCCAAAATCAGCATCAATTCCCCGACCTGATGAAGGTCCGATTGGCACAAGCTCAGGTTCAGGCTGcgcaacagcaacaacagcaacagcagcagcagcaacaacaacagcagcaacaacaacaacaacaacaacaatcGCAGAATCAGCAGTCGCAACCAGCGAGCACTCCGAGTCAGGTCGGCACTCCGGTATCGTCGATCCCGCAAGCACCGTCGCCGTTCAGCGGCATGCAGCAACCAAGCgcgcaacagcagcagcaacaacagccgCCGAATCAGCAGTTCCCCACGCGACCATTGTCAGCCTCGACGCCCAATGACAACGGCATTGCCGCGTCGACGCCGCAAACGATACCGCCGCCTGCGTCAAGCGGACCGAGTCCAACGGGCAGTGTAtccgcgacgacgacgggaaCGACGAACGGACCTCAGTCGACCACCTCCACGCCGAACACGCCGCTCGTACCATCGCTAATGACACCGAATCAGACGGTATCGTCCGCGTCCAACCAAACGCCGCCGCATTCGGGCCCCACCCCGTCCCCGGCCGGTCTCGCGAGTCTCGGCAAAGGTATGACCTCGCAAGAACGGGCGGCGTTGAATACTCCGCGCAACACATCCATGTCCTCGCAGATGGCCGCCATCACGGCGGCATTGGATCGTGATAACTCTCCGAGTCCACCGATGAGCAACAACAAGGGCAAATTGGACTCCATTAAAGAGGAGGTCACCATAAAAATGGAGATCAAGCAGGAGCCGGAGGAGCCGCAGAATCATCGAATGGACGGCGGTAAGAGCGTGAATAACGAGATCATCATTAAGACCGAGCCGAAGACCGAGCCGATGGAGGAAGGTTCGAATGAGGCGATCGTGAAGGAAGAGCCTGCTAGCATCAAGGAGGAGAGTATGACGCCGGTGTCCAGTCAAGACGCGTCCGCGTCCGATATCAAGCCGATGGTGCCAGAACCGATacagccgagcggcacgtccACCGACAAGAAGAAGTGCTTGTTCAAACCGGACGAATTGCGTCAGGCGTTGATGCCGACGTTGGAGAAGCTATACCGACAGGATCCCGAGTCCATACCGTTTCGGCAACCCGTGGATCCCCAAGCGCTGGGTATACCGGATTATCCGACCATCGTGAAGAAGCCGATGGATCTGTCGACGATCAAGAAGAAACTCGACACGGAAAAGTACAGCGATCCGTGGGAGTACGTTGACGACGTGTGGATGATGTTCGACAACGCTTGGCTCTACAACCGCAAGACTTCTCGAGTCTACAGATACTGCACCAAG CTTTCGGAAGTGTTCGAGCAAGAGATAGATCCTGTAATGCAGGCTTTGGGATATTGTTGCGGCAGGAAGTACACGTTCAATCCGCAGGTGCTCTGCTGTTACGGCAAGCAGCTTTGCACGATACCCAGGGATGCGAAATATTATTCGTACCAGAACAG CAGTCTAAAGGGAATTGGTCTTCTGTCCGACAGATACACCTTCTGTCAGAAATGTTTCAACGACATTCCTGGTGACACAGTGACGTTGGGAGATGATCCAACACAGCCTCAAAC TGCCATCAAAAAGGAACAGTTCCAAGAGATGAAGAATGACCATTTAGAATTGGAACCTTTTGTAACCTGTACAGACTGTGGTAGGAGAGTGCACCAAATTTGTGTGCTCCATATGGAAACCATCTGGCCCTTAgg atttACCTGTGATAattgtttgaagaaaaagggaCAGAAACGcaaagagaataaatttaacgCCAAACGATTGCCCGTGACGAAGCTCGGCACATATATCGAGACGCGCGTGAATAATTTCCTAAAGAAAAAGGAAGCGGGCGCCGGTGAGGTAGCTATTAGAGTGGTCGCGTCCAGCGACAAAGTGGTCGAGGTTAAACCCGGCATGCGAAGTAGATTTGTTGAGAACGGCGACATGCCCGGCGAATTTCCTTACCGCGCGAAAGCGTTGTTTGCATTTGAGGAGGTCGACGGCACCGACGTCTGTTTTTTCGGCATGCATGTGCAAGAATACGGAAGCGAGTGCACACCGCCGAACACCAGACGGGTTTACATCGCATATTTGGACTCGGTCCACTTCTTCCGGCCTAGACAATTCCGAACGGCTGTGTATCATGAGATTCTTCTCGGATATCTCGATTATGCGAAGCAACTTGG ATATACGATGGCTCACATTTGGGCGTGTCCACCTTCCGAAGGTGACGATTATATCTTCCACTGCCATCCCGCAGAACAAAAAATACCAAAGCCTAAACGATTGCAGGAATGGTATAAGAAGATGCTGGACAAGGGAATGGTTGAGAGAATCGTTCTCGACTATAAG GATATCTTAAAACAAGCTATGGAAGATAGGCTTTCGTCTGCGGCGGACTTGCCATATTTTGAAGGCGATTTCTGGCCCAACGTTCTGGAGGAAAGTATTAAAGAATTAGAtcaggaagaggaagagaagcGCAAACAAGCTGAAGCAGCAGAAGCCGCTGCTGCAGCAGCAAATGCG ATTTTTTCGCTCTCCGAGGATTCGGAAACTCCAGACGGTAAAAAGAAAGGTCAGAAGAAGGCGAAGAAATCCAACAAGTCCAAAGCGAATCAAAGGAAGAATAGCAAGAAATCGAATACTCCTCAAACCGGCAACGATCTGTCTGCCAAAATCTTTGCGACTATGGAAAAGCACAAAGAAGTATTTTTCGTCATCAGGCTACATAGCGCGCAAAGTGCAGCCAGTTTAGCG CCGATCCAAGACCCCGATCCTGTTATCAATTGTGATCTCATGGATGGCCGTGACGCTTTCCTGACGATGGCTAGAGAAAGGCATTACGAGTTTTCATCACTTAGAAGGGCGAAATTCAGTTCCATGTCCATGCTTTATGAATTACACAATCAAGGCCAAGACAAGTTTGTTTACACTTGCAATAACTGCAAAAGCCATGTGGAGACCAGATACCATTGTACAGTTTGTGAT GATTTCGATTTATGTGTAAGTTGTAAAGATAAAGATGGTCATCCGCATCCTATGGAGAAACTTGGCTTTGATTTGGATGATGGTTCGTCACCGGCTGACGCCAAACAAACGAATCCACAG GAGGCCCGAAAACTGTCGATACAGAGATGCATTCAATCGTTGGTGCATGCATGTCAATGCAGAGACGCGAATTGTCGTCTGCCTAGCTGTCAGAAGATGAAGCGAGTGGTGATGCATACGAAGAACTGTAAGAGAAAGACCAATGGTGGCTGCCCGATATGTAAACAATTGATTGCTCTCTGCTGCTATCACGCGAAACACTGCCAAGAGACCAAGTGTCTTGTTCCGTTCTGCTCCAACATCAAACATAAGATAAAACAGCAGCAATTGCAACAACGACTGCAGCAGGCACAACTACTCAG GAGGCGAATGGCTGTGATGAACACGAGGCCGACCGGACCTGTGGCCGCAATGCAGGCCGGCCAACAAACCTCGAATGTCGCCATGGCGACCGGAGTTGCCATGAAACCGGGCGTCAGTACCTCGAATCTACCGTCGCCGCATCAACCGGGTATTGGGTTGAAGCCCGGTACGCAAACGCCTCCCGCTCATGTGTTGCAGGTTGTAAAGCAGGTTCAGGAAGAGGCAGCGAGGCAGCAAGCGCCGCACGTTGGCTACGGCAAAGTGACGCCGGGCGCCGGAGTCGGCGTGGGCGTCGGTGTCGGTCAAACCGGCGGCGTTATGCCACCACCGCAGATGCAACGACCATTACCGGTGCAGATGCCGAATCCTGGTGGGACGCATCTCATTCCGATGGATCAGTGGACACCGAG CAGGTACCAGCCGAACGCGGTGATGCAACAAAATCCGAACTTAGCGCGGCAGCAAACGCCGCAACAATTGatgcaacaacagcagcagcatcaGGCTCAACCAGGAATGGGAATGAGTGCGCAAATGCCGCGACAGCCAGGCGTGATTGGGCCGGTTGGACAGGTCGGGCCGCAACCCAATATGCAGAAGCACGCTCTTCAGCAGCTGATGCAGACCCTCAGGAGTCCACAGTCTACTGAACAGCAGGCGCAAATACTTCAAATACTCAAGAGCAATCCGCCGTTGATGGCTGCGTTTATTAAGCAACGG CAACAACCTGGTCAGCATGGCGGGGGAGTCGGCGGTCCATTGGGTCCTAATCAACcccaacaacaacaacaacctGGTTTGCAGCATATGATGTCCCAACAGCAACagccgcagcagcagcagcagcaacagcaaccgCAGCAGCAGGGCAGATTGCAGATACAGACGATGCTGACGCCGCAggcgcagcagcagcagcagccggtGCAGCAACAGACGCAATGGTACAAGCAGCAGATGCTGGTGCAGCAGATGCAGAGGCAACAACAGGCccaacagcaacagcagcagcagcagcagcagcagcaacaacagcagcagcagcagcagcagcagcagcagcagcagcagcagcagcagcaacagcagcagcagcagcagcagccatTCACTCAACCGCCGGCGCCGCCGTATGGTCAACAACGACCGATACGGCCGTCGCTTCTCGGTAATTACATTCCTCGTAATTCCGTAGAGGGGCACGTATTACGAAGCATCTTGTCGAAGCAACAGCGCTTACAAAACTCCTTCCCAGGTTATGGCGGTTTCAACGAGCAAGGCTATGGTCAGCCGGGTCTGAAACCCACGCCACCGCCTGTACCCTCGCCGCAAGGCGTCATGGGCCCACCTGGGATCTCGGTGCAGCAACAACTGATGCAATCGGTCCGTTCGCCGCCGCCCATCCGTTCTCCACAGCCCAACCCCTCACCGCGGCCTGTTCCCTCTCCTCGTAATCAGCCGGTACCGTCGCCGCGGTCGGGTCCGGTGCCGTCGCCGCACCACCATCCGCCCCACGGCACACCCACACATTCGCCGGCACACGAGCTCGGTGGCGGTCCTAGCGAGATGATGCTCTCGCAACTAAGCGGTGGTGCTGGTGCACCCACTGGCCATCCCGCGGCCATGCCCCACCATCCCTCGCCAGCGCCGGCGCCCACGAACGGTGGTGCGGACGCTAACGAGGTGACGCCGATGACGCCACAGGATCAACTCTCCAAATTCGTCGAGGGGTTGTAG